In one Gemmatimonas aurantiaca genomic region, the following are encoded:
- a CDS encoding helix-turn-helix domain-containing protein: MKTTTRGGADASSSALCLVTLLRRERARALVRAAFPRRRAHLVSVRSVVEVEEHLLKDLVDAVIIDAGAGDDVPRLLARAEEFASIPFVLVTTLLPADAPLVAKAAEAGVCEILIEGLDDSVARDLVARRAFSTRFERALAAPPSSLHLETPLQLAVWQSVVRRAGRPVRTDQLAKELSVSREHLSRSFAVGQAPTLKKVIDLVRVLAAAELSKNAGYDVRDVAQVLGFASSSHLSSTTQRLVGAKASSLSRLRAMDLLQRFSRYAQTPDEEEPAPATASV, from the coding sequence ATGAAGACCACCACCCGCGGGGGAGCGGATGCCTCCTCGTCGGCGCTCTGTCTGGTGACGCTGCTGCGCCGGGAGCGCGCGCGTGCGCTGGTGCGTGCCGCATTCCCCCGGCGTCGGGCACATCTAGTCTCCGTCCGTTCAGTGGTCGAGGTGGAAGAGCATCTGCTGAAGGACCTGGTGGATGCCGTCATCATCGATGCCGGTGCCGGCGACGACGTGCCGCGATTGCTCGCCCGCGCCGAGGAGTTCGCCAGCATTCCCTTCGTGCTCGTGACCACCCTGCTGCCTGCCGATGCGCCGCTGGTGGCGAAGGCGGCAGAAGCCGGCGTGTGCGAGATTCTCATCGAAGGACTCGACGACAGCGTGGCCCGCGATCTGGTGGCCCGCCGGGCCTTCTCCACGCGGTTCGAACGGGCCCTGGCCGCACCGCCCTCGTCGCTGCACCTGGAAACGCCGCTGCAACTGGCGGTCTGGCAGAGCGTGGTCCGGCGCGCCGGCCGGCCGGTGCGCACCGATCAGCTGGCGAAGGAGCTCAGCGTCTCCCGTGAGCACCTCTCCCGCAGTTTCGCGGTAGGGCAGGCGCCCACGCTCAAGAAGGTCATCGACCTGGTGCGTGTCCTGGCTGCCGCCGAACTGTCCAAGAACGCCGGCTACGATGTCCGTGACGTGGCCCAGGTCCTGGGCTTCGCCAGCTCCTCGCATCTCTCCAGCACGACCCAGCGTCTGGTCGGCGCCAAGGCCTCCAGTCTGTCGCGCCTGCGCGCCATGGACCTGCTCCAGCGTTTCAGCCGCTACGCCCAAACCCCCGACGAGGAAGAGCCAGCCCCGGCCACCGCCTCGGTCTGA
- a CDS encoding NUDIX hydrolase, translated as MASPSRNPRKRSSRARLETSAGGVVYRLQNGQPYFLLIRDSYRNWGFPKGHLESDEAPDTAAMREVREETGLAEVTLDGAIDTIDWFFRFRGRLVHKVCHFFLMHTEAERTTPQRAEGITACRWVSFDEASELVSYANARDVLRRAHAMVRGIDLSRDPASLP; from the coding sequence ATGGCATCCCCCTCCCGCAATCCGCGCAAGCGCTCGTCGCGTGCGCGTCTCGAGACATCGGCGGGAGGCGTGGTCTATCGTCTGCAGAATGGGCAGCCGTATTTCCTGCTCATTCGCGACAGCTATCGCAACTGGGGTTTCCCCAAGGGGCATCTCGAGAGCGACGAGGCGCCCGACACGGCTGCGATGCGGGAAGTGCGTGAAGAAACCGGGCTGGCCGAAGTGACACTCGACGGAGCGATCGACACCATCGACTGGTTCTTTCGCTTCCGGGGGCGGCTCGTGCACAAGGTGTGTCACTTCTTCCTGATGCACACCGAAGCGGAGCGTACCACTCCGCAGCGTGCCGAGGGCATCACCGCCTGTCGTTGGGTCTCGTTCGACGAAGCGTCCGAACTCGTGTCGTATGCGAATGCGCGGGACGTGCTCCGGAGGGCGCATGCCATGGTGCGCGGCATCGATCTCTCGCGCGATCCCGCCTCGCTGCCGTGA